A single region of the Eleginops maclovinus isolate JMC-PN-2008 ecotype Puerto Natales chromosome 16, JC_Emac_rtc_rv5, whole genome shotgun sequence genome encodes:
- the nme3 gene encoding LOW QUALITY PROTEIN: nucleoside diphosphate kinase 3 (The sequence of the model RefSeq protein was modified relative to this genomic sequence to represent the inferred CDS: inserted 1 base in 1 codon) produces the protein MICLFLATFSYIFRSAWTGENERTFIAVKPDGVQRKLVGEIMQRFEKKGFKLVGLKLVQASEDLXREHYTDLRSKPFFKELVNYMNSGPIVAMVWEGLDVVKTARKMLGETNPADSLPGTIRGDYCVEVGRNVIHGSDSVESAQREMSLWFRYNELHCWEDSSRSWIYN, from the exons ATGATCTGCTTGTTTCTGGCCACATTCTCCTACATCTTCCGGTCAG CCTGGACCGGTGAGAACGAGCGCACCTTCATCGCCGTGAAGCCCGATGGCGTGCAACGGAAACTGGTGGGGGAAATCATGCAGCGCTTTGAGAAGAAAGGGTTCAAACTGGTGGGCCTCAAACTTGTGCAG GCGTCAGAGGACC TGAGGGAACACTACACGGACCTGAGGAGCAAACCGTTCTTCAAAGAGCTGGTGAACTACATGAACTCTGGACCAATCGTAGCAATG GTGTGGGAGGGTTTGGACGTGGTCAAGACGGCACGTAAGATGCTAGGAGAGACCAACCCCGCTGACTCTCTGCCCGGAACCATCCGAGGAGATTACTGCGTGGAAGTGGGACG GAACGTGATCCACGGCAGCGACTCGGTGGAGAGCGCTCAGAGGGAAATGTCTCTGTGGTTTCGATACAACGAGCTGCACTGCTGGGAGGacagcagcaggagctggaTCTACAACTAA
- the mrps34 gene encoding 28S ribosomal protein S34, mitochondrial, producing MVKKKRLRLIAEMARKIRAYRELKSRPRESQKYALDYDTLRRPYTGKMLPVMAWQDVRRESRLFSLLAGMRMFGVGRMFTRKSWLEEHPEPSYWQITKVKVDYTSENMDHGKAWGILSHKGKEESEVKEVDKALYHDWRLIPKHMEQQFKEFEPLPEPPVRYVPYPPLLRAMLLAQFKKANGSIAIEEPALPSRRDVLLNKDYFREQEQAAQRKKGHRCETCGSKDEYLGHYGPIRFERSSSVKAHWKTSPKCPDESWTQKKCSAIYI from the exons ATGGTGAAGAAAAAGCGTCTTCGCCTCATAGCGGAGATGGCTCGGAAGATCCGGGCGTACCGAGAGCTGAAGTCCCGACCCAGGGAGTCTCAGAAGTACGCCTTGGACTACGATACCCTGAGGCGGCCTTACACAGGGAAGATGCTGCCGGTCATGGCCTGGCAGGACGTCCGCAGAGAGAGTCGCCTCTTCTCGCTGCTAGCTGGTATGAGGATGTTCGGGGTGGGCCGAATGTTTACCCGCAAGTCCTGGCTGGAGGAACATCCAGAGCCTAGCTACTGGCAGATCACTAAGGTCAAGGTGGACTACACATCTGAG AACATGGATCATGGCAAAGCATGGGGGATCCTCTCCCACAAAG GAAAAGAGGAGAGCGAGGTCAAGGAAGTGGACAAGGCGTTATACCACGACTGGCGCCTGATTCCCAAACACATGGAGCAACAGTTTAAGGAGTTCGAGCCACTCCCTGAGCCGCCGGTGCGTTATGTGCCGTACCCTCCCCTGCTGCGCGCCATGCTGCTGGCCCAGTTTAAGAAAGCAAATGGCAGCATCGCCATCGAGGAGCCGGCCTTGCCTTCAAGGAGGGACGTGCTGCTCAACAAAGACTATTTCCGTGAGCAGGAACAAGCGGCACAGAGGAAAAAGGGACACCGGTGTGAGACTTGTGGTTCTAAAGATGAGTATCTTGGACATTATGGACCAATCAGATTTGAAAGAAGTTCCTCTGTCAAAGCACACTGGAAGACCTCGCCTAAATGTCCTGACGAATCCTGGACTCAAAAGAAGTGCTCTGCTATTTACATCTGA
- the spsb3a gene encoding SPRY domain-containing SOCS box protein 3a: protein MSRRSRNSRAWRYVWGGIRRDADARSLEEWSYDRLEYSDSDSEADFSAVMVPPVPSAVPVTGESYCGCDSQAETNYNTRLRGFHQVKDCHCGEEDQEFDWFWDANSRSTATLLSCDNRKVNFHSEYSCGTAAIRGSKELAEGQHFWEIKMTSPVYGTDMMVGIGTSDVNLDKYRHTFCSLLGKDTDSWGLSYTGLLHHKGDKTNFSSRFGQGSIIGVHLDTWHGTLTFFKNRKCIGVAATELHNKRFYPMACSTAAKSSMKVIRSCSAPTSLLYLCCARLRQLLPDCIDTLDVLPLPPGLRQLLHNKLGWVLSLNNRTTEETPDGPEPPLPDPPLPGPLSSESDSEEGCMSDLEACQRKRCRWT from the exons ATGTccaggaggagcaggaacagTCGTGCATGGCGATATGTTTGGGGTGGGATAAGACGAGACGCTGATGCCCGGTCACTTGAAGAATGGAGCTATGACCGCCTAGAG TACAGTGATTCCGACTCTGAGGCAGACTTCTCAGCAGTGATGGTGCCTCCAGTCCCCAGCGCAGTGCCTGTCACCGGAGAGTCCTACTGTGGCTGTGACTCCCAGGCTGAGACCAACTACAACACTCGTCTGCGAGGCTTTCACCAGGTTAAAGACTGCCACTGTGGAGAAGAGGACCAGG AGTTCGACTGGTTCTGGGATGCCAACAGCAGATCTACAGCAACATTGCTGAGCTGCGACAATCGCAAAGTGAACTTCCACTCTGAGTACAGCTGTGGCACGGCAGCCATCCGTGGCTCCAAAGAGCTGGCAGAGGGGCAGCACTTCTGGGAGATCAAAATGACGTCCCCAGTGTATGGAACAGATATG ATGGTTGGTATCGGTACCTCTGATGTCAATCTAGACAAATACAGACACACGTTCTGCAGCCTGCTGGGAAAAGACACAGACAGCTGGGGTCTTTCTTACACAG GCTTGTTGCATCACAAAGGAGACAAGACCAACTTCTCCTCCCGGTTCGGACAGGGGTCAATCATTGGAGTCCATCTGGACACGTGGCACGGCACACTCACTTTCTTCAAAAACCGCAAGTGTATAG GTGTGGCTGCCACGGAGCTACATAACAAGAGGTTTTATCCGATGGCGTGCTCCACGGCAGCGAAGAGCAGCATGAAGGTGATCAGATCGTGCTCCGCCCCGACCTCCCTGCTCTACCTCTGCTGCGCCCGCCTGCGCCAGCTGCTTCCGGACTGCATCGACACCCTGGACGTGTTGCCTCTGCCGCCGGGGCTCCGTCAGTTACTCCACAACAAACTGGGTTGGGTGCTCAGTCTCAATAACCGCACCACAGAAGAAACCCCAGATGGGCCTGAGCCCCCGTTGCCTGACCCCCCGCTGCCCGGACCGTTGTCCTCTGAGAGTGACTCGGAGGAAGGCTGTATGTCCGACCTGGAAGCCTGTCAGAGGAAGAGATGTCGCTGGACATGA